Below is a genomic region from Tripterygium wilfordii isolate XIE 37 chromosome 12, ASM1340144v1, whole genome shotgun sequence.
TTGTGCTTCTGgactacagtggggaccaactaggaaaaataaaacatgggtttcttatgaatttaattatcagcccaaacccatggatataattataatatattccactaaaatattataattgcactccccgttttatctcaaattaaatctgagcctttcgttatacttgttcataaaattccttacgttaagttacagatatccgtcaattaaatatgccactgacatataatatttaattgacatctttaaatatttccttgatcttaccgcttaacttatttgaatgtgtcggattaattaaaatccacctacaAGGTTTTGACACAATTTCAAATCCTAtgagcattctcaagagggtatcatcaatctataattggacgtgaattttattaacaaattatttttcatcgtacaattaatgcggtgacccaactcacttggtgtttgttggcctgtacaaaaagtcctcaccctttagtaaatcaaagtctcgtacGTTAAAtacacatgtactaataatctttaataaattaagaatatgaacaattctataacgtctgtgtgagtgtacaattttcgatgtagtcagactgggaaaattgactcacacgtagtcttgattaatacactccaagtgtactagtatagtaagttcaagctttgccgctctccgtaaccaagataagTATATTGagatactataccacagccaagccgacggtttgtccaattccgtattagctgtgatcgcttacttatatttgataggaacttatgaattgatcttccgtatgcaagcttagactctacacatcaattcatataccatatagaataaaagacactgataccaatatgtcttttttgtcaaatttcgtCTTAACTGTGATCGCTTatttatattcgataggaacttatgaattgatcttccgtgtgcaagcttagactctacacaccaatttatatatcatatagaataaaagacactgatgccaatatgtcttttctcattttaaatgctaaatatattttatttaaataaataaatcgagtttgaatattacataaaataatgccttttagcatactattcctatcagcaATTCCATCTGCTATACAAATTATCGGTTTATTCTTCATTCCGGAGTCTCCAAGACGGCTGGTGAGTCCAACTAATTCGGTGCTTTGATGGTGAATGCAACTAAAAATGTTCAAGTAGTCATGGAAAATCGGGCATTCATTGTTATAGATAAGAACCATACTATATGTGTATGCAAAACGTGGTCAAGAAAAAGAGTTTGAATATGCTTTGCAGCATCTAAGGGGCAAGAAATTGTCTTTTGGGCGGGGTGGTtcctcggttatcaaaaaaatatacacATCTCTTTGCAAAAATGCTGATATTTCTCAAGAAGCAGATTAGATTAGCGTAACGAACCCATCATCCTTTCATTTACAATGTTGCAGAAGCGTTGCAGCAGCACTCGAAAACTACAGTCCTGGATTTGTTTCAGAGGAGATATGCTTACTATGAgtcttaaaataattttttttttcaaataaaaattttactGATTAATAAAATTGTCTGATCTCTTAACAGAATTTTCAACTGCTTCAGATTGGGGAGTCGGACTAATGTTACTGCAACATATTGGTAGCAGTATATTTAAGGAAGTTGGTAATAAGGAAGTTGCTTTGCATATTACCGTAGCAGTATATTTAAGGAAGTTGGTAATAAGGACTCTTAAATTTGTTGCAAATCGTAAAAAAGTAGTTGATAGATACAACATATGAAAGAAATCGCTGATCTCTAATTTTTGACAGGATTTTCAACTAGTGTTGGAACTTCAGCAGTAGCAATCATAGCAGTACTCTAGGAGAtgattatatatctatatggtTATTGTAGGTTCCAGCTGCGATTGCGGCGTTACTCTTAATGGATGTATTTGGGACGACGATCATTCCTTTTGGTTAGATAAATCGAAAAACAGTTGGTTTACAATGCAGTTTATGTAACTAGTATATGGTGAAGTGTAACAATGTTGGTGCTGGTTTCTGCTTGCAAGTGTTTCTTATATAGCTAGGAAGCAAAATCATGAAACGCATAATAAAATATTAGGCAACAGAGAAGAGTTCTAAACTTGAATTTGATATATTGAATTAGCTGAGAAATGTATAAAAATACAATGGAAGGTTGTTGTACAAGTCTGTATATTCAAAGTTCAGAAGCTCTACAAACTCTGCAATGCAGATGCTCAACTCAGGAAAAATTACTAAGAAGACTGAAAGCTAAGGTATCAATGGAACAGGGAAACCAACTGGAATTCACTACAAATTACAATTTCTAACACATCCCATGAAGACTTCCTTCCCGTGCCCCATCACTGTATTTTCACCACCAAAATACAGCTCaccattaaaaatttaaaaccagACGGGAGTCATGTGGATCACAACTTCAATTGAAGAATGCAGGTGGATTCATGTGCAATATGCTCATGGCTTTGCATAATCCCTTCCAATTTGGCATCATACAGCTTCTTCAAATGAAACCAGTTGAATGCACAAAAGGTCCTTGATTGGTGTACACCACACATGAACATACCTAAGAAACCCAATGTCCTCGCTGTATCTCAAATTCTGTCCAACCCGATGAGCCCTCTCATGCTCTTCCCACCCGGGGCCAAGGAATTTAAGGTTGCATCGCATATCCACATCATATCAACAATATTTCCATTTCACTTCATTGTATCGTTCTCGCAAGCTCACATTTCGAAATGAAGATAGTACCAGCATAGTTTAAGGTACACAACTTTAAGAGCTCCACCGACTGCTGCTTCAATACAGGACTGCAACCACTTTGTATTACAAGAAGTAGATTAGCAGCCAGACCAGCCTCAACCACTAATGAAGCACATTCTTCTGGGGCAAGCTTGCAAACGCCCAACAATATCGACAAGGCAGACTGAGTACAGCTCTCTGTGACTCCCATCAACAACTTCATCATATTAGTTATTGTTTTAGGACAATCTTTCAATGCCAGTCTACCCTCTGGAAGGGTTGAAAGGACCTCTAGAATATAGAGGGCTAACTCCAAACACTCATTATTCAAATTAGGTAATAGCTCCACCAATTGAGGAACCACGCCTATGCTTACAATCAAGCTCCCAACTGATGGCTCATGTGAACAAATTGTCTTCAACAAATCTAGTCCAGCTGAAACCCCATTCTGGTGTTTCTTATTCCTGACTAACTTCATTAATCCAACCAAAAGACTCAAGCTTGACACATTCTGTATCTCAGAATGCTCACTTTTTATTAACATCCCAATCAATCTAGTGCAATTGATTTTTGTCTCAATTGATCCCTCATTCAACATATCAACCATCAAGGAAATCTTCTGGGGTTGCATCAAATTCAACCTTGATTCAGAATCAAGATCCCAATTCACAAGAATCCCAATTGCCTCTGACCCAACAGAATGCATAGTGAAATTACCcaacaaagaacaaattaaaGCAACACCACCATTACCCATAACAGCCTTCCTCGCTGTAGTATGTGCAGTGACGACCTGTCTAAGCTCTTTAAGAGCTTGAACTCTGGTTTGGCCCTTGACTTTCTTCAAGGACTCCAAAAGCTCCATGGCCCTGCCTTGCACATCCTCCGACCTCTTCTTCATTGCTAGATACTTCTGCGAGAACCAGCTATACATCAGCTGCTGGAGAGTCTTGTTTGGCGTTAATGAATCATCCCAGAGCTCCTGCATTGTTGTGGGGCAAGTGTAGTGACCTAAAGAGAACCATTTGAGGATGTTGGATCTCTCATACGTCTGGCCAGTACAAAGGGTGACTGGGTCCAGCATGGGCTCCAATGAGATTGGGCAAATAAACAAGGAAGGCACATCAATGGGTTCAAGCTCTtcaatcatcttcttcagatCCAGTTTCTGAACACCCCCACCACAAATTGCGCCGCCACCGCCGCCGCCCAAAATGCCATCCTTGACTGCAGTTTCCAGATCTAGCACCTGCGCACCACCACCCACATCGAGATCTGGCTGATACATCGGCATTTTGGAATATCCTTTTTGGAAATACAGAGAGAACTGGCTCACAAAGACCACCCAAATCTCAAAGACCTATCATAAACACGAGGACAAGAAGAAGCGTGCGGGAGAGAAAAGGAGACTGAAAGAGATAGTAGTAAGAGAAGGAAGAGtagttgtttttgtttcttctttctttcaatagcaggagaaagaaaatcaaagggGACAACTTTTCTCCATTATTTGCTTTAtcaatctctctctttgtttctgGTCAAAAGAGTTATCAatcttcatcatcaaagtcATGATGGGTTAATGTAATCTTCTTCTCTAATACCAAAGTATCTCACTCACTAATTCAACCTTCCCCTTCAAGCttcaacagaaaaaaaaaaaaaagggattgaAATCATCAGTCCCGTATCAGGAAAGAAAGCCAACGACACAAAAGTGACTGAGAAAAACTTCTttctaaataataaaattaaattaaaacccCACACGAATTAActtttgaaaatgaaagaagaaTTGGAAATAATGCGCCCCTCCACTCCTCCAGTTGCAGAGACACTGTAGAGAAGGAGAACGGAATGGAATCCACCAAAACCTATCTTGAGGGGCAGCTGTGGAAACTCAATATTAGGACCTGAGAGACTGGCTAAAGCCGGTCAATCCATTCAACCATTCTGGGCAACCGTGCACCACCACACGTGCAGTCACAGCTCCCGCCGCATGTCAGTACTTATTTTCTAATTATTTATTGTTCGGGTAATTGTCCTTTTTTATTTCATAATGGTGGGGTTGATATGTAATTATGTAAAAATTGAGTCAGACAAGTCAAACTAGAGAAAAAGACGTCGAATAATTACTGGATAAAGGTCTTGCTAGTACAAGGCAGCCAACCGAAAACAACGTCCATGTACGCTTGTCTAattgtctttccttttttttttcttttatcgggattaaattaattatatcttttttaaaatataacacattttttctaaatattttctttttctatttgctGAGGTGTCCTGAGGCCCAGACAGTATTTTTCTaggagaaagcaaaaaattTATGGCATTTTGGATATCCGagagaatctttttttttttcattattgaaTACAAAcaatattcaaattaaaaagggcaattatttttaattttaattaataagtGGCTGAACCTTGAAGCCTCGTGGGGCAGGCCCACCCAAAGCTTTTGCTTTTACTATTAATAAAGTGCCAGCTCAGCGTTTGACTGGTTTTGGTTGATCTTTGAATCTTTGGATTGGGTTTTATTTTCCCGGTTCCCAGTGATTGGCTACTTTTGAAGGCACGTACATCCCTCGTGAACTTCGATGTATATGCTTGCTCTTGGGGTGTACTGATACCGGCACGTGGCggtaggagttttttttttctctctctctgtgcccCCTGCCCCATTGAGCCATTCTGCTCTGGCTTATTTCTGAGAAAACAAACATGTTTGCTTAatcagagcatccacaatgggatgattttgaagtacttgatatgatactttcttgataagttaagtgctagatgttcacaatggatataatggagtgtattttaagtacttgaaatgttacttttttgataagtatagcgctacatgcacacaatgggtgaaaaatgacgcttgaaaatttagttgtggaaaaatgatacttgagagttggagtatgtatatagttgatgaatagtgaagagagatgataaaaaggaagaaagaggtgatgaaaaggaagagagagatgataaaaaggaagaaagagaagatgaaaaggaagagagagatatgaaaaggaagaaagagatgataaaaaggaagagagagaaaatagagaaagtgagtatggagtgttggaatgtatgaagtgttgatgaatagtgtatattgtgagatttaatcatccaattaaattgtgccacgtaggataaaggaggagagagagaataattttgaagtgcttgatatttcaagcatcactgtggatgctctcaaAGCATTAAAATAGTGTAAGTCTGAAGTAGAGAGATTTGactaatatttttctttggtcCATGACCATACTTTGTTATACAAACTATGATTATTGTGTTGTGTGACTCGATGgacaaattaaaaattaaatgttCCCTCTGTTTTCTAGAGTTAACTCATGCGAGTAGCAAGGGTTGAAGTTTATGAATCAGAAGTCACTATGTTAAGGATATTCTCCAAATCTTCTTCAACTGGGCACTTTGTTGGGTTGTAGTGACAAACTCGCACTAACAATAGTAATTATGACTCCAACCGAACATTCTAGAGTGAATGCGTTTTCTCATTGTCACGAATGATTGTTATATACATCGTCCATGCCCATCGTTTTgacatacaaaaaaaagaaaaaagaatatacAGGACTTGTTCACCACATTGTTTTCCATGAAGATGAAATCTTGATATTCTCATTCATATGTCGTGGATTCTTTATCACATTGGTTATTCTAGTGTGTTCCAGTGACACATACTTGGTGTACAGTGATAGGTCTCATAGATTTAGTGGAGATTGATCTTTCTTGATGAAGGGGAAGCCAATAATCTTGATTCAATCCATGTGTATTGTTTTTGCTTTCTGTTTTTCGTTTAGTCTGTCCGAGTTTATCCCGAGACAATATTATTTAGATACATCTCGGTGTTAATCCGGtgtttgttctttgattttgtaattcatttgcttgagtttgtaaattttttaagtTGCTTACGTGACGCTAGGTGTAATTGAAGTGTTGGGTTTAAAccctttaaaaaaaacacaagtaattgatttgaagaaaaaaaaaccattgaaTCAAATCAACTACCTGCAGCTTGGAAAGTGTGACAACTAGAGATTGTGGCTTATTTATGTGTTAGTTAGGAATTAGGTGGTGTATTCGTTGAAGAGAAAGTTAAGTTTCATGATCAGTACAATAACATCAAGTTAATTAGTAGCTAATTTTCCCTAAAAcatttttcttgtgtttgttgTAAGAGGGGTTGTCCTCTTAATATATCCTCAAATGATTTGTTCTTCCATATGTATAGGATCAGAATCTTATATAGTAATTATTGATCCTACTGAATACAAAGGATTGGGAAGGGCTGAAGAGAGAACGTTCTCTTaggatttttctttgttttttcttcaatcCCACAAAATATAGCAGAAGAGGAAGCCAATCCCTAAGGACCTAGGACTTTCACAAAGAAATAAACCCAACATAAAATAGgcccaaacaaaaagaaagtctAATAACAAAAGTATAATGCTAGAGA
It encodes:
- the LOC120010134 gene encoding U-box domain-containing protein 30-like: MPMYQPDLDVGGGAQVLDLETAVKDGILGGGGGGAICGGGVQKLDLKKMIEELEPIDVPSLFICPISLEPMLDPVTLCTGQTYERSNILKWFSLGHYTCPTTMQELWDDSLTPNKTLQQLMYSWFSQKYLAMKKRSEDVQGRAMELLESLKKVKGQTRVQALKELRQVVTAHTTARKAVMGNGGVALICSLLGNFTMHSVGSEAIGILVNWDLDSESRLNLMQPQKISLMVDMLNEGSIETKINCTRLIGMLIKSEHSEIQNVSSLSLLVGLMKLVRNKKHQNGVSAGLDLLKTICSHEPSVGSLIVSIGVVPQLVELLPNLNNECLELALYILEVLSTLPEGRLALKDCPKTITNMMKLLMGVTESCTQSALSILLGVCKLAPEECASLVVEAGLAANLLLVIQSGCSPVLKQQSVELLKLCTLNYAGTIFISKCELARTIQ